CGTCCGGCTCTTCAAGGAGCTGGAGGTCCGCAATCGCGACCTGACCGAGGCGCTCGACCAGCAGACCGCCACCGGCGAGATCCTGCGCGTCATCTCGAGCTCGCCGACCGACGTGCAGCCGGTGTTCGACACGATCGTTCAGAGCGCGGTGCGGCTGTGTAACGGCGTGTTCAGCGCGCTGTTCCGGTACGACGGCGAGCTGATCACCCAGGTCGCCCAGCACAACTTCACCGCCGAGGGCCTCGAGCACGTGCGACGGCTCTATCCCACGCGTCCCAGCCGGGAGCTGGGCTCGTCCCGGGCGATCCTGGAGCGCGCGATCGTCCACATCCCGGACGTGGAGGCGGATCCCGAGTACCGGCACCACGACCTGACCCGGGCGGTCGGGATGCGCAGCGGTCTCTACGTGCCGATGATGAAGGACGGCGAGCCGATCGGGGTCATCATGGTCGCTCGTGCCGAGGTGGGGCACTTCTCCGACGCCCAGATCGGCCTGTTGCAGACCTTCGCGGACCAGGCGGTGATCGCGGTCGAGAACGTGCGTCTCTTCAAGGAGCTGGACGCCCGCAATCGCGACCTGACGAACGCCCTGGAGCAGCAGACGGCGACCGCCGATGTCCTGCGCGTCATGAGCAGCTCGGCGACCGACACGCAGCCGGTCTTCGACGCGATCGTGCGGAGCGCCGTCCGCCTCTGCCACGCGCGCTTCGCGCTGGTCTACCGGCTGGAGGACGACGTGATCCAGTTCGCCGCGCACGCCAACCTCCCGCCGGAGGCCATGGAGCTGTTCCACGGCTCGTTCCCCCAGCGCCTGTCGGACAGCCGCACTCTCGTGGGCAGGGCCATCCGGGGGAAGCAGGTCGTCAACGTCGCCGACATCGCGGCCGACTCCCAGGTGTCCGAGTTCGTGCGTGAGCTGGCCCGCTCCTCCGGCTACCGGAGCGTGCTCGCGGTCCCCATCACGCGGGAAGACCGCGCGCTGGGAGCTCTCGCGATTATGCGGAACGGACCCGGCGGGGAGCCCGACCCGTTCTCGAACGAGGAGATCCCGCTGCTACAGACGTTCACCGACCAGGCGGGGATCGCCATCGAGAACGTCCGGCTCTTCACCGAGCTCGAAGCTCGCAATCGCGATCTCACCAACGCCCTGGAGCAGCAGACCGCGACCGCCGACGTGCTGAGCGTCATGAGCTCCTCCGCGACCGATACCCAGCCGGTCTTCGACGCGATCGTGCGAAGCGTGGTCCGCCTCTGCCACGCGCGGTTCGCCCTCGTCTATCAGCTCGTCGACGACATGATCCACTTCGTCAGTCAGCACAATCTGCCCGCCGCGGCGGTCGACGAGCTGCACCGGATCTTCCCGCACCCGCTCTCCGGCAGCGGCACGCTCGTGGCCCGTGCCCTCCTGCAGGGAGCGCTCATCAACGTGCCCGACATCGCCGACGATCCGCACGTGTCCGACTCCGTGCGCCAGCTCGCCTTCTCCTCCGGGTACCGCAGCGTGCTCGCGCTCCCGATCATGCGGGAGGGCCGGGCCCTCGGAGCTCTCGCGATCACTCGCGGGGGCCCCTCCGGCGAGGCCCACCCTTTCTCGAGCGATGAGATCCGGCTGCTGCAGACCTTCACCGACCAGGCCGGGATCGCCATCGAGAACGTCCGCCTCTTCAACGAGCTGCAGGCGCGCACCGCCGAGCTCACCCGCTCGGTGGGCGAGCTGCAGGCGCTTGGCGAGGTCAGCCAGGCGGTCAGCTCCACCCTCGACCTCGACGCGGTGCTCGAGACGATCGTCGGGCGCGCGGTCCAGCTCTCCGGGAGCGACCAGGGGGTCGTGTACGAGTTCGACGAGGCGAGCCAGACCTTCCACCAGCGGGCGACCCACCGGATGATGCCCGACTACGTCGAGACGATGCGGGCCTCGCCCATCCGGCTCGGCGAGGGGGCGATCGGGCGGGCCGGGGTCACGCGGGTGCCGGTGCAGGTGGCCGACATCCGGGCCGACTGGGAGTTCGTCGCCCCCCAGGCGCGCGAGCGCCTCGTCGCCCAGGGCATGCAGTCGCTCCTCGCGGTACCACTGGTCCGGAACGATCGGCTGCTCGGAGGCCTGGTGATCGTCCGGCGCGAGCGCGGCGCCTTCTCGCCCGAGGTGGTCGCGATGCTCCAGACCTTCGCGACCCAGTCCGTGCTGGCCATTCACAACGCTCGGCTCTTCCGGGAGACCCAGCGACAGAAGCAGTACTCGGACACGCTGGTGGAGTCGAGCCCGGTAGCCATCGTCACGCTCGATCTGGACGGCATCGTGACCAGCTGGAATCCGGGCGCGGAGCGGCTCTTCGGCTACGCGCCCGGGGAGGCCCTCGGCCGGCGCATGGAGGATCTGGTCTCGACGCCGGAGGGCCGCGAAGAGGTGCGGGACAACATCCGGCACACGCTGGACGGCGAATGGATCCGCGCGATGGGACGCCGCGCCCGCAAGGACGGCACGATGGTCGATCTCGAGATCTCGTCGGTGCCGGTCGCGGTGGACGGCGTGCGCGTCGGCATGATCGGCATCTACCACGACATCACCGAGCTCCTGCAGGCCCGCGAGGAGGCGGAGGCGGCCAACGAGGCCAAGAGCGCCTTCCTCGCCACCATGAGCCACGAGATCCGCACCCCCATGAACGCGGTCATCGGCATGAGCGGCCTGCTGCTCAACACCGCGCTCACCGACGAGCAGCGCGAGTACGCGGAGGTCGTGCGCCAGAGCGGCGATGCCCTGCTCACCGTGATCAACGACATCCTCGACTTCTCGAAGATCGAGGCGGGCCGGCTCGAGCTGGAGTCGCAGCCCTTCGACCTGCGCGAGTGCGTCGAGGGCGCGCTGGACCTGGTGGCCGGCCGGGCCGCCGAGAAGGGGCTCGACCTGGCCTACCTGCTCGGCGACGGCATGCCCGCCGCGATCGTGGGCGACGTGACCCGGCTGCGCCAGGTGCTGCTCAACCTGCTCTCGAACGCGGTGAAGTTCACCGAGGAGGGCGAGGTCGTGCTCTCGGTCGGTGCCCGCCGTCCGCCCGGGCCCGACCGGCCGTACGAGCTGACCTTCTCGGTGCGCGACACCGGCATCGGGATCGCGCCGGACCGGCTCGACCGGCTCTTCCAGTCCTTCAGCCAGCTCGACGCCTCCACCACGCGTCGCTACGGCGGCACCGGCCTGGGCCTCGCCATCAGCCAGCGCCTGACCGAGCTGATGGGCGGCCACATCGAGGTCACGAGCGAGGTGGGACGCGGCAGCGAGTTCCGCTTCACCATCCGCGCCCACGCCGCGGAGGCGCCCCTGCCCGCGCGCCGTGACCTGAGCGGCGTGCAGCCCTCGCTGCGGGGCAAGCGCGTGCTCGTGGTCGACGACAACGAGACGAATCGCCGCATCCTGACCACCTACCTCGCCACCTGGGGCATGCCGGCGTGGGCGACCGGGTCGCCCAACGAGGCGCTCGGCTGGATCCGTGGCGACGAGCGCTTCGACGTCGCCATTCTCGACATGCACATGCCGGAGATGGACGGCGTCGCCCTCGCGCGCGCGATCGTCCAGCATCCGTCGGCGGCCACGCTTCCCCTCGTGCTCTTCACCTCGCTCGGGCGCCGGGAGGCCCTCGCCGACAACGCGAGCTTCGCGGCCTACCTGCACAAGCCGATCAAGCCGTCGCAGCTCTTCGACGCGCTGGTCTCGGTGCTCGCCGAGCAGCCGGTGCACGTCGCCCCCCGCTCGGCCACGCGCAGCGAGCTGGATCCCGGCATGGCCGAGCGCGTGCCCCTGCGCATCCTCCTGGCCGAAGACAACGTGGTCAACCAGAAGCTGGCCCTGCGTCTTCTCTCCCAGATGGGCTACCGGGCGGACCTGGCCGGCAACGGGCTCGAGGCGCTCGACGCGGTCGAGCGGCAGACGTACGACGTGGTGCTGATGGACGTGCAGATGCCGGAGATGGACGGCCTCGAAGCCTCGCGCGAGATCCACCGGCGGTGGCGGGACCAGCCCCGGCCTCGCATCATCGCGATGACCGCCAACGCCATGCAGGGCGATCGGGAGGTGTGCGTGGCCGCCGGCATGGACGACTACGTGGCCAAGCCGATCAGGGTCGAGGAGCTGGTCGCGGCGTTGGAGCGCTCCCGGCCCGCCGGCGATGCCGGCGACCGCCGAGCGACCGGCGCGGCCGACGCGGAGGCGCCGATCGACCGACCCGCGCTCGATCGTCTGGTCGACACGATGGGCGGGCCGTTCGTCGGCGAGCTGATCGACACGTTCGGCCAGGATGCGGTCGAGCTGATCGCCACGCTGCGCCGCACCCTGGCCGCGGCCGATGTCGACGGCTTCCGCCGCGCCGCGCACTCATTGAAGTCGACCAGCCAGAGCCTCGGCGCCAACGGCCTGGCCGCCCGTGCGCGCGAGCTGGAGAGCGCGGCGCGGGCCGGCAGCCTGGACGGCGCGGGCGCTCGCGTGCAAGCGCTCGCCGAGCACTACGAGCGGGTGGCGCACACCCTCGGAGGCATTCGACGTGACCTCTCCGCGTAACGCGCAGGCCGGCGACCTCCTGGTCGTCGACGACAACCGGGTCAACCGGCTGCTGCTCGGCCGCGCGCTCGAGCAGCTCGGCCACACCGTCACCTTCGCCGAGAACGGCCGCGAGGCACTCGCGTCTCTCGGGCGCCGCCGCGCGGACCTCGTCCTGCTCGACATCGAGATGCCGGAGATGGACGGCTACCAGACGCTCCATGCGCTCTCGGCCGACCCGCGCCTGCGCGACATCCCGGTCGTGATGATGTCGTCGGTCGAGGAGGTGGACAGCGTGGCCCGCTGCATCGAGATGGGCGCGGAGGACTACCTGTTCAAGCCGGTCAACCCGGTGCTGCTACGGGCCCGGGTGGCGGCCAGCCTCGAGAAGAAGCGCCTGCGCGATCTGCAGCGCG
This portion of the Candidatus Methylomirabilota bacterium genome encodes:
- a CDS encoding GAF domain-containing protein, translated to MPRGAKKKNGRAEAGPPTHRQSPRPITPVDAPASDQLAEVLEQQAATSEILRLIRSSPRDPQPVFDMIAVRAMRLCRGLHAGVNRFDGQLIHVAAHVATSSALLEALERTYPMRPGHGTASARAILTRAPVVIPDVEHDAEYEFADAAKAAGYRSALAVPMLRDDVAIGAILVFRGEAGAFLERDVRLLQAFADQAVIAIENVRVFTELETRNRQLSESLEQQTATAEILRAISSSPTDLRPVLETVVRAAARFCGAPDVAILRLDGDVLRGAAAVGPFGEELASRSGGIEALAVPVTRGSVSGRAVTDHRSLHIHDLATESETEFPVGRDLQRRFGHRTMLATPLSREGIPLGVILLFRTEVRPFSDRQLELVRIFADQAVIAIENVRLFQELQARNHALTESLEQQTATSDILRVISSSPTDVQPVFDIIAERATKLCNAEVGVVSRVDGPVLQLAAIHGVTREGVEAVRRVFPMPTDFRAVTARVFRERAVVHVADVMADQAYAMKDEAVTAGWRAGLGAPMFRDGQVIGVIFVGRSTPGLFSEQRVELLKTFADQAVIAIENVRLFTEVQERNRALTESLQQQTATSDILRVISSSPTDIQPVFATMARSAATLCEAFDASIFRIDGDRIVFVGHHGPIAQDHGGDFWLPIVRGTVGGRSVLEGRPIQIADLQTEEHEFPDGVENARRFGFHTILSVPLMRDGVAIGGIQLRRRDVHLFTERHIVLLQTFADQAVIAIENVRLFKELEVRNRDLTEALDQQTATGEILRVISSSPTDVQPVFDTIVQSAVRLCNGVFSALFRYDGELITQVAQHNFTAEGLEHVRRLYPTRPSRELGSSRAILERAIVHIPDVEADPEYRHHDLTRAVGMRSGLYVPMMKDGEPIGVIMVARAEVGHFSDAQIGLLQTFADQAVIAVENVRLFKELDARNRDLTNALEQQTATADVLRVMSSSATDTQPVFDAIVRSAVRLCHARFALVYRLEDDVIQFAAHANLPPEAMELFHGSFPQRLSDSRTLVGRAIRGKQVVNVADIAADSQVSEFVRELARSSGYRSVLAVPITREDRALGALAIMRNGPGGEPDPFSNEEIPLLQTFTDQAGIAIENVRLFTELEARNRDLTNALEQQTATADVLSVMSSSATDTQPVFDAIVRSVVRLCHARFALVYQLVDDMIHFVSQHNLPAAAVDELHRIFPHPLSGSGTLVARALLQGALINVPDIADDPHVSDSVRQLAFSSGYRSVLALPIMREGRALGALAITRGGPSGEAHPFSSDEIRLLQTFTDQAGIAIENVRLFNELQARTAELTRSVGELQALGEVSQAVSSTLDLDAVLETIVGRAVQLSGSDQGVVYEFDEASQTFHQRATHRMMPDYVETMRASPIRLGEGAIGRAGVTRVPVQVADIRADWEFVAPQARERLVAQGMQSLLAVPLVRNDRLLGGLVIVRRERGAFSPEVVAMLQTFATQSVLAIHNARLFRETQRQKQYSDTLVESSPVAIVTLDLDGIVTSWNPGAERLFGYAPGEALGRRMEDLVSTPEGREEVRDNIRHTLDGEWIRAMGRRARKDGTMVDLEISSVPVAVDGVRVGMIGIYHDITELLQAREEAEAANEAKSAFLATMSHEIRTPMNAVIGMSGLLLNTALTDEQREYAEVVRQSGDALLTVINDILDFSKIEAGRLELESQPFDLRECVEGALDLVAGRAAEKGLDLAYLLGDGMPAAIVGDVTRLRQVLLNLLSNAVKFTEEGEVVLSVGARRPPGPDRPYELTFSVRDTGIGIAPDRLDRLFQSFSQLDASTTRRYGGTGLGLAISQRLTELMGGHIEVTSEVGRGSEFRFTIRAHAAEAPLPARRDLSGVQPSLRGKRVLVVDDNETNRRILTTYLATWGMPAWATGSPNEALGWIRGDERFDVAILDMHMPEMDGVALARAIVQHPSAATLPLVLFTSLGRREALADNASFAAYLHKPIKPSQLFDALVSVLAEQPVHVAPRSATRSELDPGMAERVPLRILLAEDNVVNQKLALRLLSQMGYRADLAGNGLEALDAVERQTYDVVLMDVQMPEMDGLEASREIHRRWRDQPRPRIIAMTANAMQGDREVCVAAGMDDYVAKPIRVEELVAALERSRPAGDAGDRRATGAADAEAPIDRPALDRLVDTMGGPFVGELIDTFGQDAVELIATLRRTLAAADVDGFRRAAHSLKSTSQSLGANGLAARARELESAARAGSLDGAGARVQALAEHYERVAHTLGGIRRDLSA